One window of the Chelonoidis abingdonii isolate Lonesome George chromosome 3, CheloAbing_2.0, whole genome shotgun sequence genome contains the following:
- the LYRM2 gene encoding LYR motif-containing protein 2, translating to MAASRLPPAALTLKQFLRRQQVLQLYRRILQAIRQVPTETDRQYLKEWAREEFKRNKNATDEDAIRMMITQGNMQLRELERTLQLANS from the exons ATGGCCGCGTCCCGGCTGCCTCCGGCAGCACTGACGCTGAAACAG TTCTTGAGAAGGCAACAGGTTCTTCAGTTATACAGAAGAATTCTGCAGGCTATTCGTCAGGTACCTACTGAAACTGATCGGCAATATCTAAAGGAGTGGGCAAGGGAAGaattcaaaagaaataaaaatgcaacagATGAG GATGCAATTAGGATGATGATTACTCAGGGCAACATGCAGCTTCGGGAGCTTGAGAGAACACTTCAGCTGGCAAACTCCTAG